The Acaryochloris thomasi RCC1774 genome contains a region encoding:
- a CDS encoding divergent PAP2 family protein yields MQNFGDVVHNWVLLVSFAASLIAQVLKLVVEFAINRKINFRVIVETGGMPSAHSALVTALATGVGQVKGWDSVEFAIATIFAIIVMYDAAGVRQAAGKQARILNQIVDEMFQENPEFNEDRLKELLGHTPIQVIAGSALGIIISLLSSPTGLLSQWLS; encoded by the coding sequence ATGCAGAATTTTGGCGATGTTGTTCACAACTGGGTTCTACTGGTGTCCTTTGCCGCCAGCTTAATAGCTCAGGTTCTCAAGCTCGTTGTTGAGTTCGCCATTAACCGCAAGATTAATTTTCGCGTCATTGTCGAAACGGGAGGCATGCCCAGCGCCCATTCGGCTCTAGTGACGGCTCTAGCGACGGGGGTCGGCCAGGTCAAAGGCTGGGATAGCGTTGAGTTTGCGATCGCAACCATCTTCGCCATCATCGTCATGTACGACGCCGCCGGAGTCCGACAGGCCGCTGGCAAACAAGCCCGGATTCTCAACCAGATCGTAGACGAAATGTTTCAAGAAAACCCAGAATTCAACGAAGACCGCCTCAAAGAACTGCTGGGCCACACGCCTATTCAAGTCATTGCGGGTTCAGCTCTTGGCATCATTATCTCTCTGCTCAGCAGCCCCACAGGACTCCTTAGTCAATGGCTTTCTTAG
- a CDS encoding response regulator transcription factor, which translates to MKPRILVIDDDPAIAELVAINLEMAGYDVTQATDGMKGQALAVQLLPDLILLDLMLPKVDGFTICQRLRRDQRTADIPVLMLTALSQTRDKVEGFNAGADDYLTKPFELEEMLARVRALLRRTDRLPQAAKHSEILSYGPLTLVPERFEVLWLEKVIKLTRLEFELLHCLLQRHGQTVSPSEILQEVWGYDPNDDIETIRVHVRHLRTKLEPDPRHPQFIKTVYGAGYCLELPQTRAELEEEEVVG; encoded by the coding sequence GAGATGGCGGGTTATGACGTCACTCAGGCAACCGATGGCATGAAAGGTCAGGCTTTGGCGGTGCAACTTTTGCCAGATCTAATTTTGCTAGATCTCATGCTGCCAAAGGTTGATGGATTTACGATCTGTCAGCGGTTACGCCGTGATCAGAGAACCGCCGATATCCCGGTGTTGATGCTGACGGCTCTCAGTCAAACCCGAGATAAGGTTGAGGGCTTCAATGCTGGGGCCGATGACTATTTGACGAAGCCTTTTGAGCTGGAGGAGATGTTGGCGCGGGTAAGGGCGCTGCTGCGGCGCACCGACCGACTGCCTCAGGCCGCTAAGCATTCAGAGATTTTGAGCTATGGGCCGTTAACGCTAGTGCCTGAACGGTTTGAAGTGCTGTGGCTGGAGAAGGTGATTAAGCTGACGCGGTTAGAGTTTGAGCTGCTCCACTGTCTGCTGCAGCGTCATGGTCAAACTGTTTCTCCTAGTGAGATTTTACAAGAGGTTTGGGGATATGACCCCAATGACGATATCGAGACCATTCGAGTTCATGTGCGCCACCTGCGGACAAAGCTGGAGCCAGATCCACGCCATCCGCAGTTTATTAAGACGGTTTATGGGGCGGGCTACTGTCTAGAGCTGCCGCAGACAAGGGCAGAGCTAGAAGAAGAGGAAGTTGTAGGCTGA